The following are from one region of the Patagioenas fasciata isolate bPatFas1 chromosome 14, bPatFas1.hap1, whole genome shotgun sequence genome:
- the HNRNPH1 gene encoding heterogeneous nuclear ribonucleoprotein H isoform X10, with protein MDPCHTEETEGEIPGLGFSDRSEQIVSRGVASAFEAATTEAETEQSLTPNVMLNTESSEGYVVKVRGLPWSCSTEEVQRFFSDCKILNGPLGIRFIYTREGRPSGEAFAELESEEDVKLALKKDRETMGHRYVEVFKSNNVEMDWVLKHTGPNSPDTANDGFVRLRGLPFGCSKEEIVQFFSGLEIVPNGITLPVDFQGRSTGEAFVQFASQEIAEKALKKHKERIGHRYIEIFKSSRAEVRTHYDPPRKLLAMQRPGPYDRPGLTRGYNSLGRGSSLERMRRGAYGGGMSDHRYGDGTSTFQSTTGHCVHMRGLPYRATENDIYNFFSPLNPVRVHIEIGPDGRVTGEADVEFATHEDAVAAMSKDKANMQHRYVELFLNSTAGGTGGAYGSQMMGAMAFCLNHAVKESEGVVQDWNTSTLAGSQSSYGGPANQQLSGGYGGGYGGQSSMSGYDPGSQGAMNSSYYSSGNRASMGVNGMGGMSNMSNMSGGWGM; from the exons GCTTCAGTGACCGAAGCGAGCAGATTGTTTCACGTGGGGTAGCGTCAGCATTTGAAGCTG CAACCACAGAAGCTGAGACGGAGCAGAGCCTCACCCCCAATGTGATGCTGAACACGGAGAGCAGCGAGGGATATGTGGTGAAAGTCAGAGGGCTGCCTTGGTCCTGCTCCACCGAGGAAGTGCAGAGGTTTTTCTCTG attGCAAAATTCTAAATGGGCCTTTGGGTATCCGTTTCATCTACACCAGGGAGGGCAGACCAAGTGGAGAAGCATTTGCTGAACTTGAATCAGAGGAGGATGTGAAATTGGCACTgaaaaaagacagagaaacaaTGGGACACAGATATGTTGAAG TTTTCAAGTCAAACAACGTTGAAATGGATTGGGTTCTGAAGCATACTGGTCCCAACAGCCCTGATACGGCTAATGATGGTTTTGTACGTCTTAGAGGACTCCCATTTGGCTGTAGTAAAGAAGAAATTGTGCAGTTTTTTTCAG GGTTGGAAATCGTGCCAAATGGGATAACATTGCCGGTGGACTTCCAGGGGAGGAGTACGGGGGAGGCCTTCGTGCAGTTTGCTTCACAGGAAATAGCTGAAAAGGCTCTAAAGAAACACAAGGAAAGAATAGGGCACAG GTACATTGAGATCTTCAAGAGTAGTCGAGCAGAAGTTCGCACTCACTACGACCCTCCACGCAAGCTCTTGGCAATGCAGAGACCCGGTCCGTATGACAGACCTGGTCTGACGCGCGGATATAACAGTCTTGGTAGAGGAAGTAGCTTGGAAAGAATGAGGCGTGGAGCGTATGGAGGAG GGATGTCGGACCACAGATACGGCGACGGGACGTCCACCTTCCAGAGCACGACTGGCCACTGCGTCCACATGAGAGGTCTGCCTTACAGAGCTACGGAGAATGACATCTACAAC TTCTTCTCACCTCTGAACCCTGTAAGAGTACACATTGAAATTGGACCAGATGGCAGAGTAACTGGAGAGGCAGATGTGGAGTTTGCTACTCATGAGGATGCAGTGGCGGCCATGTCCAAAGACAAAGCAAATATGC AACACAGATACGTAGAACTCTTCTTGAACTCTACAGCAGGCGGAACTGGTGGTGCCTACGGCAGTCAGATGATGGGAGCAATGG CTTTCTGTCTCAATCACGCAGTCAAGGAATCGGAAGGAGTAGTCCAAGATTGGAACACTAGCACATTGGCAG GAAGCCAATCCAGTTATGGTGGTCCAGCTAACCAGCAGCTGAGCGGGGGTTACGGAGGAGGATATGGTGGTCAAAGCAGCATGAGTGGATATG ACCCCGGGAGCCAGGGCGCCATGAACAGCAGCTACTACAGCAGTGGGAACCGCGCGTCCATGGGAGTGAACGGCATGGGCGGCATGTCCAACATGTCCAACATGAGTGGTGGCTGGGGAATGTAA
- the HNRNPH1 gene encoding heterogeneous nuclear ribonucleoprotein H isoform X5 produces the protein MDPCHTEETEGEIPGLGFSDRSEQIVSRGVASAFEAATTEAETEQSLTPNVMLNTESSEGYVVKVRGLPWSCSTEEVQRFFSDCKILNGPLGIRFIYTREGRPSGEAFAELESEEDVKLALKKDRETMGHRYVEVFKSNNVEMDWVLKHTGPNSPDTANDGFVRLRGLPFGCSKEEIVQFFSGLEIVPNGITLPVDFQGRSTGEAFVQFASQEIAEKALKKHKERIGHRYIEIFKSSRAEVRTHYDPPRKLLAMQRPGPYDRPGLTRGYNSLGRGSSLERMRRGAYGGGYGGYDDYNGYNDGYGFGSDRFGRGMSDHRYGDGTSTFQSTTGHCVHMRGLPYRATENDIYNFFSPLNPVRVHIEIGPDGRVTGEADVEFATHEDAVAAMSKDKANMQHRYVELFLNSTAGGTGGAYGSQMMGAMAFCLNHAVKESEGVVQDWNTSTLAGSQSSYGGPANQQLSGGYGGGYGGQSSMSGYDPGSQGAMNSSYYSSGNRASMGVNGMGGMSNMSNMSGGWGM, from the exons GCTTCAGTGACCGAAGCGAGCAGATTGTTTCACGTGGGGTAGCGTCAGCATTTGAAGCTG CAACCACAGAAGCTGAGACGGAGCAGAGCCTCACCCCCAATGTGATGCTGAACACGGAGAGCAGCGAGGGATATGTGGTGAAAGTCAGAGGGCTGCCTTGGTCCTGCTCCACCGAGGAAGTGCAGAGGTTTTTCTCTG attGCAAAATTCTAAATGGGCCTTTGGGTATCCGTTTCATCTACACCAGGGAGGGCAGACCAAGTGGAGAAGCATTTGCTGAACTTGAATCAGAGGAGGATGTGAAATTGGCACTgaaaaaagacagagaaacaaTGGGACACAGATATGTTGAAG TTTTCAAGTCAAACAACGTTGAAATGGATTGGGTTCTGAAGCATACTGGTCCCAACAGCCCTGATACGGCTAATGATGGTTTTGTACGTCTTAGAGGACTCCCATTTGGCTGTAGTAAAGAAGAAATTGTGCAGTTTTTTTCAG GGTTGGAAATCGTGCCAAATGGGATAACATTGCCGGTGGACTTCCAGGGGAGGAGTACGGGGGAGGCCTTCGTGCAGTTTGCTTCACAGGAAATAGCTGAAAAGGCTCTAAAGAAACACAAGGAAAGAATAGGGCACAG GTACATTGAGATCTTCAAGAGTAGTCGAGCAGAAGTTCGCACTCACTACGACCCTCCACGCAAGCTCTTGGCAATGCAGAGACCCGGTCCGTATGACAGACCTGGTCTGACGCGCGGATATAACAGTCTTGGTAGAGGAAGTAGCTTGGAAAGAATGAGGCGTGGAGCGTATGGAGGAG GTTATGGAGGTTATGATGACTACAATGGGTATAATGATGGCTATGGTTTTGGGTCTGATAGATTTGGAAGAG GGATGTCGGACCACAGATACGGCGACGGGACGTCCACCTTCCAGAGCACGACTGGCCACTGCGTCCACATGAGAGGTCTGCCTTACAGAGCTACGGAGAATGACATCTACAAC TTCTTCTCACCTCTGAACCCTGTAAGAGTACACATTGAAATTGGACCAGATGGCAGAGTAACTGGAGAGGCAGATGTGGAGTTTGCTACTCATGAGGATGCAGTGGCGGCCATGTCCAAAGACAAAGCAAATATGC AACACAGATACGTAGAACTCTTCTTGAACTCTACAGCAGGCGGAACTGGTGGTGCCTACGGCAGTCAGATGATGGGAGCAATGG CTTTCTGTCTCAATCACGCAGTCAAGGAATCGGAAGGAGTAGTCCAAGATTGGAACACTAGCACATTGGCAG GAAGCCAATCCAGTTATGGTGGTCCAGCTAACCAGCAGCTGAGCGGGGGTTACGGAGGAGGATATGGTGGTCAAAGCAGCATGAGTGGATATG ACCCCGGGAGCCAGGGCGCCATGAACAGCAGCTACTACAGCAGTGGGAACCGCGCGTCCATGGGAGTGAACGGCATGGGCGGCATGTCCAACATGTCCAACATGAGTGGTGGCTGGGGAATGTAA
- the HNRNPH1 gene encoding heterogeneous nuclear ribonucleoprotein H isoform X9 — translation MDPCHTEETEGEIPGLATTEAETEQSLTPNVMLNTESSEGYVVKVRGLPWSCSTEEVQRFFSDCKILNGPLGIRFIYTREGRPSGEAFAELESEEDVKLALKKDRETMGHRYVEVFKSNNVEMDWVLKHTGPNSPDTANDGFVRLRGLPFGCSKEEIVQFFSGLEIVPNGITLPVDFQGRSTGEAFVQFASQEIAEKALKKHKERIGHRYIEIFKSSRAEVRTHYDPPRKLLAMQRPGPYDRPGLTRGYNSLGRGSSLERMRRGAYGGGYGGYDDYNGYNDGYGFGSDRFGREWTLFSAGMSDHRYGDGTSTFQSTTGHCVHMRGLPYRATENDIYNFFSPLNPVRVHIEIGPDGRVTGEADVEFATHEDAVAAMSKDKANMQHRYVELFLNSTAGGTGGAYGSQMMGAMVKESEGVVQDWNTSTLAGSQSSYGGPANQQLSGGYGGGYGGQSSMSGYDPGSQGAMNSSYYSSGNRASMGVNGMGGMSNMSNMSGGWGM, via the exons CAACCACAGAAGCTGAGACGGAGCAGAGCCTCACCCCCAATGTGATGCTGAACACGGAGAGCAGCGAGGGATATGTGGTGAAAGTCAGAGGGCTGCCTTGGTCCTGCTCCACCGAGGAAGTGCAGAGGTTTTTCTCTG attGCAAAATTCTAAATGGGCCTTTGGGTATCCGTTTCATCTACACCAGGGAGGGCAGACCAAGTGGAGAAGCATTTGCTGAACTTGAATCAGAGGAGGATGTGAAATTGGCACTgaaaaaagacagagaaacaaTGGGACACAGATATGTTGAAG TTTTCAAGTCAAACAACGTTGAAATGGATTGGGTTCTGAAGCATACTGGTCCCAACAGCCCTGATACGGCTAATGATGGTTTTGTACGTCTTAGAGGACTCCCATTTGGCTGTAGTAAAGAAGAAATTGTGCAGTTTTTTTCAG GGTTGGAAATCGTGCCAAATGGGATAACATTGCCGGTGGACTTCCAGGGGAGGAGTACGGGGGAGGCCTTCGTGCAGTTTGCTTCACAGGAAATAGCTGAAAAGGCTCTAAAGAAACACAAGGAAAGAATAGGGCACAG GTACATTGAGATCTTCAAGAGTAGTCGAGCAGAAGTTCGCACTCACTACGACCCTCCACGCAAGCTCTTGGCAATGCAGAGACCCGGTCCGTATGACAGACCTGGTCTGACGCGCGGATATAACAGTCTTGGTAGAGGAAGTAGCTTGGAAAGAATGAGGCGTGGAGCGTATGGAGGAG GTTATGGAGGTTATGATGACTACAATGGGTATAATGATGGCTATGGTTTTGGGTCTGATAGATTTGGAAGAG AATGGACTCTTTTCTCTGCAGGGATGTCGGACCACAGATACGGCGACGGGACGTCCACCTTCCAGAGCACGACTGGCCACTGCGTCCACATGAGAGGTCTGCCTTACAGAGCTACGGAGAATGACATCTACAAC TTCTTCTCACCTCTGAACCCTGTAAGAGTACACATTGAAATTGGACCAGATGGCAGAGTAACTGGAGAGGCAGATGTGGAGTTTGCTACTCATGAGGATGCAGTGGCGGCCATGTCCAAAGACAAAGCAAATATGC AACACAGATACGTAGAACTCTTCTTGAACTCTACAGCAGGCGGAACTGGTGGTGCCTACGGCAGTCAGATGATGGGAGCAATGG TCAAGGAATCGGAAGGAGTAGTCCAAGATTGGAACACTAGCACATTGGCAG GAAGCCAATCCAGTTATGGTGGTCCAGCTAACCAGCAGCTGAGCGGGGGTTACGGAGGAGGATATGGTGGTCAAAGCAGCATGAGTGGATATG ACCCCGGGAGCCAGGGCGCCATGAACAGCAGCTACTACAGCAGTGGGAACCGCGCGTCCATGGGAGTGAACGGCATGGGCGGCATGTCCAACATGTCCAACATGAGTGGTGGCTGGGGAATGTAA
- the HNRNPH1 gene encoding heterogeneous nuclear ribonucleoprotein H isoform X11 codes for MSTTEAETEQSLTPNVMLNTESSEGYVVKVRGLPWSCSTEEVQRFFSDCKILNGPLGIRFIYTREGRPSGEAFAELESEEDVKLALKKDRETMGHRYVEVFKSNNVEMDWVLKHTGPNSPDTANDGFVRLRGLPFGCSKEEIVQFFSGLEIVPNGITLPVDFQGRSTGEAFVQFASQEIAEKALKKHKERIGHRYIEIFKSSRAEVRTHYDPPRKLLAMQRPGPYDRPGLTRGYNSLGRGSSLERMRRGAYGGGYGGYDDYNGYNDGYGFGSDRFGRDLEWTLFSAGMSDHRYGDGTSTFQSTTGHCVHMRGLPYRATENDIYNFFSPLNPVRVHIEIGPDGRVTGEADVEFATHEDAVAAMSKDKANMQHRYVELFLNSTAGGTGGAYGSQMMGAMAFCLNHAVKESEGVVQDWNTSTLAGSQSSYGGPANQQLSGGYGGGYGGQSSMSGYDPGSQGAMNSSYYSSGNRASMGVNGMGGMSNMSNMSGGWGM; via the exons ATGT CAACCACAGAAGCTGAGACGGAGCAGAGCCTCACCCCCAATGTGATGCTGAACACGGAGAGCAGCGAGGGATATGTGGTGAAAGTCAGAGGGCTGCCTTGGTCCTGCTCCACCGAGGAAGTGCAGAGGTTTTTCTCTG attGCAAAATTCTAAATGGGCCTTTGGGTATCCGTTTCATCTACACCAGGGAGGGCAGACCAAGTGGAGAAGCATTTGCTGAACTTGAATCAGAGGAGGATGTGAAATTGGCACTgaaaaaagacagagaaacaaTGGGACACAGATATGTTGAAG TTTTCAAGTCAAACAACGTTGAAATGGATTGGGTTCTGAAGCATACTGGTCCCAACAGCCCTGATACGGCTAATGATGGTTTTGTACGTCTTAGAGGACTCCCATTTGGCTGTAGTAAAGAAGAAATTGTGCAGTTTTTTTCAG GGTTGGAAATCGTGCCAAATGGGATAACATTGCCGGTGGACTTCCAGGGGAGGAGTACGGGGGAGGCCTTCGTGCAGTTTGCTTCACAGGAAATAGCTGAAAAGGCTCTAAAGAAACACAAGGAAAGAATAGGGCACAG GTACATTGAGATCTTCAAGAGTAGTCGAGCAGAAGTTCGCACTCACTACGACCCTCCACGCAAGCTCTTGGCAATGCAGAGACCCGGTCCGTATGACAGACCTGGTCTGACGCGCGGATATAACAGTCTTGGTAGAGGAAGTAGCTTGGAAAGAATGAGGCGTGGAGCGTATGGAGGAG GTTATGGAGGTTATGATGACTACAATGGGTATAATGATGGCTATGGTTTTGGGTCTGATAGATTTGGAAGAG ACCTAGAATGGACTCTTTTCTCTGCAGGGATGTCGGACCACAGATACGGCGACGGGACGTCCACCTTCCAGAGCACGACTGGCCACTGCGTCCACATGAGAGGTCTGCCTTACAGAGCTACGGAGAATGACATCTACAAC TTCTTCTCACCTCTGAACCCTGTAAGAGTACACATTGAAATTGGACCAGATGGCAGAGTAACTGGAGAGGCAGATGTGGAGTTTGCTACTCATGAGGATGCAGTGGCGGCCATGTCCAAAGACAAAGCAAATATGC AACACAGATACGTAGAACTCTTCTTGAACTCTACAGCAGGCGGAACTGGTGGTGCCTACGGCAGTCAGATGATGGGAGCAATGG CTTTCTGTCTCAATCACGCAGTCAAGGAATCGGAAGGAGTAGTCCAAGATTGGAACACTAGCACATTGGCAG GAAGCCAATCCAGTTATGGTGGTCCAGCTAACCAGCAGCTGAGCGGGGGTTACGGAGGAGGATATGGTGGTCAAAGCAGCATGAGTGGATATG ACCCCGGGAGCCAGGGCGCCATGAACAGCAGCTACTACAGCAGTGGGAACCGCGCGTCCATGGGAGTGAACGGCATGGGCGGCATGTCCAACATGTCCAACATGAGTGGTGGCTGGGGAATGTAA
- the HNRNPH1 gene encoding heterogeneous nuclear ribonucleoprotein H isoform X12, protein MDPCHTEETEGEIPGLATTEAETEQSLTPNVMLNTESSEGYVVKVRGLPWSCSTEEVQRFFSDCKILNGPLGIRFIYTREGRPSGEAFAELESEEDVKLALKKDRETMGHRYVEVFKSNNVEMDWVLKHTGPNSPDTANDGFVRLRGLPFGCSKEEIVQFFSGLEIVPNGITLPVDFQGRSTGEAFVQFASQEIAEKALKKHKERIGHRYIEIFKSSRAEVRTHYDPPRKLLAMQRPGPYDRPGLTRGYNSLGRGSSLERMRRGAYGGGYGGYDDYNGYNDGYGFGSDRFGRGMSDHRYGDGTSTFQSTTGHCVHMRGLPYRATENDIYNFFSPLNPVRVHIEIGPDGRVTGEADVEFATHEDAVAAMSKDKANMQHRYVELFLNSTAGGTGGAYGSQMMGAMVKESEGVVQDWNTSTLAGSQSSYGGPANQQLSGGYGGGYGGQSSMSGYDPGSQGAMNSSYYSSGNRASMGVNGMGGMSNMSNMSGGWGM, encoded by the exons CAACCACAGAAGCTGAGACGGAGCAGAGCCTCACCCCCAATGTGATGCTGAACACGGAGAGCAGCGAGGGATATGTGGTGAAAGTCAGAGGGCTGCCTTGGTCCTGCTCCACCGAGGAAGTGCAGAGGTTTTTCTCTG attGCAAAATTCTAAATGGGCCTTTGGGTATCCGTTTCATCTACACCAGGGAGGGCAGACCAAGTGGAGAAGCATTTGCTGAACTTGAATCAGAGGAGGATGTGAAATTGGCACTgaaaaaagacagagaaacaaTGGGACACAGATATGTTGAAG TTTTCAAGTCAAACAACGTTGAAATGGATTGGGTTCTGAAGCATACTGGTCCCAACAGCCCTGATACGGCTAATGATGGTTTTGTACGTCTTAGAGGACTCCCATTTGGCTGTAGTAAAGAAGAAATTGTGCAGTTTTTTTCAG GGTTGGAAATCGTGCCAAATGGGATAACATTGCCGGTGGACTTCCAGGGGAGGAGTACGGGGGAGGCCTTCGTGCAGTTTGCTTCACAGGAAATAGCTGAAAAGGCTCTAAAGAAACACAAGGAAAGAATAGGGCACAG GTACATTGAGATCTTCAAGAGTAGTCGAGCAGAAGTTCGCACTCACTACGACCCTCCACGCAAGCTCTTGGCAATGCAGAGACCCGGTCCGTATGACAGACCTGGTCTGACGCGCGGATATAACAGTCTTGGTAGAGGAAGTAGCTTGGAAAGAATGAGGCGTGGAGCGTATGGAGGAG GTTATGGAGGTTATGATGACTACAATGGGTATAATGATGGCTATGGTTTTGGGTCTGATAGATTTGGAAGAG GGATGTCGGACCACAGATACGGCGACGGGACGTCCACCTTCCAGAGCACGACTGGCCACTGCGTCCACATGAGAGGTCTGCCTTACAGAGCTACGGAGAATGACATCTACAAC TTCTTCTCACCTCTGAACCCTGTAAGAGTACACATTGAAATTGGACCAGATGGCAGAGTAACTGGAGAGGCAGATGTGGAGTTTGCTACTCATGAGGATGCAGTGGCGGCCATGTCCAAAGACAAAGCAAATATGC AACACAGATACGTAGAACTCTTCTTGAACTCTACAGCAGGCGGAACTGGTGGTGCCTACGGCAGTCAGATGATGGGAGCAATGG TCAAGGAATCGGAAGGAGTAGTCCAAGATTGGAACACTAGCACATTGGCAG GAAGCCAATCCAGTTATGGTGGTCCAGCTAACCAGCAGCTGAGCGGGGGTTACGGAGGAGGATATGGTGGTCAAAGCAGCATGAGTGGATATG ACCCCGGGAGCCAGGGCGCCATGAACAGCAGCTACTACAGCAGTGGGAACCGCGCGTCCATGGGAGTGAACGGCATGGGCGGCATGTCCAACATGTCCAACATGAGTGGTGGCTGGGGAATGTAA
- the HNRNPH1 gene encoding heterogeneous nuclear ribonucleoprotein H isoform X8: MDPCHTEETEGEIPGLATTEAETEQSLTPNVMLNTESSEGYVVKVRGLPWSCSTEEVQRFFSDCKILNGPLGIRFIYTREGRPSGEAFAELESEEDVKLALKKDRETMGHRYVEVFKSNNVEMDWVLKHTGPNSPDTANDGFVRLRGLPFGCSKEEIVQFFSGLEIVPNGITLPVDFQGRSTGEAFVQFASQEIAEKALKKHKERIGHRYIEIFKSSRAEVRTHYDPPRKLLAMQRPGPYDRPGLTRGYNSLGRGSSLERMRRGAYGGGYGGYDDYNGYNDGYGFGSDRFGRDLEWTLFSAGMSDHRYGDGTSTFQSTTGHCVHMRGLPYRATENDIYNFFSPLNPVRVHIEIGPDGRVTGEADVEFATHEDAVAAMSKDKANMQHRYVELFLNSTAGGTGGAYGSQMMGAMAFCLNHAVKESEGVVQDWNTSTLAGSQSSYGGPANQQLSGGYGGGYGGQSSMSGYDPGSQGAMNSSYYSSGNRASMGVNGMGGMSNMSNMSGGWGM, from the exons CAACCACAGAAGCTGAGACGGAGCAGAGCCTCACCCCCAATGTGATGCTGAACACGGAGAGCAGCGAGGGATATGTGGTGAAAGTCAGAGGGCTGCCTTGGTCCTGCTCCACCGAGGAAGTGCAGAGGTTTTTCTCTG attGCAAAATTCTAAATGGGCCTTTGGGTATCCGTTTCATCTACACCAGGGAGGGCAGACCAAGTGGAGAAGCATTTGCTGAACTTGAATCAGAGGAGGATGTGAAATTGGCACTgaaaaaagacagagaaacaaTGGGACACAGATATGTTGAAG TTTTCAAGTCAAACAACGTTGAAATGGATTGGGTTCTGAAGCATACTGGTCCCAACAGCCCTGATACGGCTAATGATGGTTTTGTACGTCTTAGAGGACTCCCATTTGGCTGTAGTAAAGAAGAAATTGTGCAGTTTTTTTCAG GGTTGGAAATCGTGCCAAATGGGATAACATTGCCGGTGGACTTCCAGGGGAGGAGTACGGGGGAGGCCTTCGTGCAGTTTGCTTCACAGGAAATAGCTGAAAAGGCTCTAAAGAAACACAAGGAAAGAATAGGGCACAG GTACATTGAGATCTTCAAGAGTAGTCGAGCAGAAGTTCGCACTCACTACGACCCTCCACGCAAGCTCTTGGCAATGCAGAGACCCGGTCCGTATGACAGACCTGGTCTGACGCGCGGATATAACAGTCTTGGTAGAGGAAGTAGCTTGGAAAGAATGAGGCGTGGAGCGTATGGAGGAG GTTATGGAGGTTATGATGACTACAATGGGTATAATGATGGCTATGGTTTTGGGTCTGATAGATTTGGAAGAG ACCTAGAATGGACTCTTTTCTCTGCAGGGATGTCGGACCACAGATACGGCGACGGGACGTCCACCTTCCAGAGCACGACTGGCCACTGCGTCCACATGAGAGGTCTGCCTTACAGAGCTACGGAGAATGACATCTACAAC TTCTTCTCACCTCTGAACCCTGTAAGAGTACACATTGAAATTGGACCAGATGGCAGAGTAACTGGAGAGGCAGATGTGGAGTTTGCTACTCATGAGGATGCAGTGGCGGCCATGTCCAAAGACAAAGCAAATATGC AACACAGATACGTAGAACTCTTCTTGAACTCTACAGCAGGCGGAACTGGTGGTGCCTACGGCAGTCAGATGATGGGAGCAATGG CTTTCTGTCTCAATCACGCAGTCAAGGAATCGGAAGGAGTAGTCCAAGATTGGAACACTAGCACATTGGCAG GAAGCCAATCCAGTTATGGTGGTCCAGCTAACCAGCAGCTGAGCGGGGGTTACGGAGGAGGATATGGTGGTCAAAGCAGCATGAGTGGATATG ACCCCGGGAGCCAGGGCGCCATGAACAGCAGCTACTACAGCAGTGGGAACCGCGCGTCCATGGGAGTGAACGGCATGGGCGGCATGTCCAACATGTCCAACATGAGTGGTGGCTGGGGAATGTAA